The Coleofasciculus chthonoplastes PCC 7420 region CATGAGAGAAGGGTTGATGTCTTGATGGAGGAAATTCGCGATCGCCTGATTGAGTTGAGTGCGATCGCTCTTGTCTCGTCCAAACGCCGCCGCATGACCATAGACTGAGTTTAGCACCATAACTTGGGCATGAGGAATGAGTGCGGCTTCTGCGGTGACATCAGCCACAGCAAAATAGGCATCCGTGCGAATGGGTAGAAAGAGAACCTCTGCTTTTATACTCTTCAAAGCCTTTTCTAAACATCCATCCATACCCGGCGTCAAACTAACATCATGATTTGCCCAAGTTTGAAAATGACATAATAGGTCATTCGCATCTTTTTCATGATAGCGGGTGCGCCATTTCGCCAAAAATTCATCCAACGAATTTGCCTGAGTATCAGGATACCTTTGATACACCTGTAAAGAATAAAACTCTGGCGAAAAAGCCCAAGGCGCCCAAGCTTCAGACATTCGTGACAGCCCAAGCAAAGGAGGTTCTGTATAATTGCCCTCCTGAAACGCTGGATCAGAACGAATACAGGTTGCTAAACTATTAAGAAATAGACGAACATGCCAAGTAGCCCGACAACTTCCGGCAATAACCACAGCCTTTTCCACCCTATCCGGGTAACTTACCGCCCATTGAATTGCCTGTTGTCCCCCCATACTCGCACCAACCACAGCCCGAATCCTATTAACATTAAGGTAGTTGAGAAGTGCAGATTGTAAATTCACATTATCCCGAATCGTTACCGCCGGAAAATTCACACCCTTAAACGGTGGTGGCGTATTACTTGGCGAACTACTGCGCCCATTCCCCAACAACTCCGTGTGAATAATCCAATCTTTTTTCGGATCTAACGCCAACTTAGCACCCCGCAGATAAGCCAAATCATAATAACTTTGAGAAAAAGCCGTACAAGTTACAATTGGCGGTTGTGATGAAGGTGTACCACTAATTCGATAAGCTAAATTAACCTGAGGGAATACAACACCAGATTCCAATTGAAAGCGCTCAAGTGTAAACCTCTTAAACTTAGGTGCTGGAAAAATACCCATTAGTCGTCATTTGTCAGTTGTTAGGGAACAGGGAATACCCACTTACAATGAGCATCAGCTTATATACAGTTTA contains the following coding sequences:
- a CDS encoding alpha/beta fold hydrolase — its product is MGIFPAPKFKRFTLERFQLESGVVFPQVNLAYRISGTPSSQPPIVTCTAFSQSYYDLAYLRGAKLALDPKKDWIIHTELLGNGRSSSPSNTPPPFKGVNFPAVTIRDNVNLQSALLNYLNVNRIRAVVGASMGGQQAIQWAVSYPDRVEKAVVIAGSCRATWHVRLFLNSLATCIRSDPAFQEGNYTEPPLLGLSRMSEAWAPWAFSPEFYSLQVYQRYPDTQANSLDEFLAKWRTRYHEKDANDLLCHFQTWANHDVSLTPGMDGCLEKALKSIKAEVLFLPIRTDAYFAVADVTAEAALIPHAQVMVLNSVYGHAAAFGRDKSDRTQLNQAIANFLHQDINPSLMG